DNA from Roseomonas gilardii subsp. gilardii:
GAGGTCGTGCGCCAGATGCGGGCCGGCAAGGTCCCGACACAGGCCCTCAACACGCATCGCGGCCCGCTCTCCGCCGGGCCGGAACTGTTCCGCGACTGGCTGCGGCCGGAAGCGGGCGTCATCAAGGCCATCCTGGAGATCTGACACGGCGCGGCTTCTGCCGTCGCTCCCGTTGCATCCCCGGGGAGGCTCCGCCTGCCCCCGGAACCCCCACCGCTCAGGGAGGCAGGGGCCTCCCCGAGACCCCGCCTTGAGTTGGCGCTGGTGGGATCAGCAAGACACCATTTCCGCGCTGGTGGTGTCCTCGGTCGCCGGAGAGCCATGCTTCCCGGCGTGGTCCGGCGTCACTCCGCCGGTTGCATTTGTGGCCGGCGGTAGAGCGTGGCGACCAGCAGGGCGGCCACCAGGCAGAAGGTGCCGGCCACATAGAGGGCGGGCAGGTAGGTGGAGAACTCGGTCCGGCTGAACCCGGCGCCGAAGGCGGCGGTGGCGGCGCCGAGCTGGTGCCCGGTGAAGATCCAGCCGAAGACCAGCCCCGCCTTTTCCGGGCCGAAGCGGTTGGCGGCGAGACGCACGGTCGGCGGCACGGTCGCCACCCAGTCGAGCCCATAGACCACCGCGAAGACGGAGAGCGCGTAGACGTTGAACTCGGTGAAGGGGAGGTAGAGCAGGGAGAGGCCGCGGAAGGCGTAGTAGGAGGCCAGCAGCCAGCGGTTGTCGTAGCGGTCGGACAGCCAGCCCGACAGGATCGTGCCGGCGAAGTCGAAGATGCCGATCACCGCCAGCATGCTCGCCGCCCCGACCGCCGCCACGCCGTAATCGCCGCAGAGCGCGATCCAGTGCGTCTGGATCAGACCATTGGTGCTGAGGCCACAGACATAGAAGGTCAGGAACAGCACCCAGAAGGTGTAGCTGCCGGCTGCCTCCCGCAGCACGCGGAGAGGGGAGAGGAGGAGGTTGCCCAGCCCCTGCTCACGCGGTGGCCCTGCCTGCTGCACGGAGGTCCCATAGGGCGTGAGGCCGAGATCCGCGGGCCGGTCGCGCATCAGCAGCAGCACCACGACCATGGCGAAGGCCAGCGTGCCCAGCACGAAGACCAGGGCGGTGCGCCAGCCATAGGCCGTGCTGAGGCTGGCCAGGATGGGCAGGAACACGAGCTGTCCGGTGGCATTGCTGGCAGTGAGCAGCCCCACCACGAAGCCGCGCCGTTCCGAGAACCAGCGCGTGGCCACGGTGGCGCCCAGCACGATCGCCGTCATCCCCGTGCCGAGGCCGACGATGACGCCCCAGAGCAGCACGAGCTGCCAGAGCTCCCGCATCAACAGCGAGCCGAGCAGCCCGGCGGAGATCAGCGTCAGGGCGCAGAGGATGACGCTGCGCACCCCGAAGCGGTTCATGAAGGCGGCGGCGAAGGGGCCCATCAGCCCGAACAGGGCGAGGCGCAGCGCGAAGGCGGTGGAGATGTCGGCGTTCTGCCAGCCGAATTCCTGCTGCAGGGGCTCGATCATCACCCCGGCGGAGCCCATGGCCCCGGCGGTGGCGAGCATGGTGAGGAAGGTCGCCCCCGCGACCACCCAGCCGTAATGGATGCCCTTCTGCCGCAGGCCCGTGGCCAAGGCGGTGGAGATCATGATGGTGTTTCCCCGTGGTCGCCCGGGCGGGCGGGCTGGTTGGATCCGGAAGGAGAAGGGTCGAGGTCGTTCAGAAGGGCGCGCAGGTTGCGGGCGCCCTCCGCGCCGAGCAGCGCCTCGACCTCCGCCTGTGCCTTGTTCCAGAGGGGCGCGCCGTCGTGCAGCACCCGCCGGGCCGCCTCGGTCAGTTCCAGCGCGGTCTCGCGCTGGTCGCGCCCGGCCACGCTGCGGATCAGCCCCTCGCGCTCCAGCAGCTTGGTGTTGCGACCGACCGTGGAGCGGTCCAGCAGGCTGAGCCGCGCGAGTTCGGTGAGCGAGACGGGCTGGAAACGCCCGATCCGCCGCAACAGGCTGTACTGGGCCACGTTGACGCCCGCCGGGGCCAGGGCCTCGTCATAGATCGACGAGACCTTCCGCGCCGCCACGCGCAGCGCTACGCAGTAGCATTCCGTCATCATAAATGCGGGTATATGCCCGCATTTGCCGCCCGTCCAGGATTTTCCGCGCCCAGCCTTATCCGCCGGAGTAGGGGGTTCAGATCTGGTCGCGCACCCGTTCCAGCGTCTTGTCCAGATGCAGTTGCAGCACCCGCGCCAGGGCCGTGCCGTCGCGCTTCTTCAGGGCCGCGACCATCTGCTCGTGCTCGGCCACGGCCCCGGCCCATTTCTCCGGACCGGCATTGCCGATGAAGCGGATATGCTTCATCCGCGCCTGGATCGCCTCATGCGCCCAGATCAGCGTGGCATTGCCGGACAGGGCCACGATCGCGGTGTGGATCGCCTGGTTCAGCTTGAAATAGGCCATGCGGTCCCGGGCGGCATAGCGGTCCATCATCGCCTCGTGCAGCGCCACGACGCGTGCGATCCCTTCCCCCGAGGCTTCGCGGCAGGCAAGCTCCCCCGCCAGCCCTTCCAGGTTGCGCAGCACCGTCAGGCTGTCGGTCACGTCCTTCAACGTGACCTTCCGCACCACCGCGCCCCGGGCCGGCACCAGTTCCACCAGCCCCTCACCGGCCAGCATGCGCACGGCCTCCCGCAACGGGGTGCGGGAGACACCGAGCTTGGCGCAGAGCGCGACCTCGTTGATGCGGGTGCCGGGGGCGATGGTGCCTTGCGTGATCAGGTCGCGCAGCCGGGCGGCCACCTCTTCCTGAAGCGGGCGGCGCACGATGGGGCCGACCCCGCCCGCCGGCGGGCTTTCCAGCCCTTCCTCATCCATCAGGGCGGAGACGGCCATCAGCTTCGAACCCGGTCCATGCTCATCCATATGCAAGCCCCTTTAGATATGCCTTGACGGGGCTGCCCCGTCCACATTAGGTCTGGATTACTGTATGCAGTGTGAAGCATACTCTATGTGACGACTGGCACGAAGCCAAAGCAAGAAAGCGGGAGAGGGCGGCATGGAAGCGCAACTGCTGACGAGGCCGAGGATTGCCCTGGCCATGGGCGACGCGGCGGGCGTTTCCTCCGAACTTGCCGCCAAGGTTCTGGCCGATCCCGTGGTGCGCGAGGCCGCCGAGATCACCGTGATCGGCGATGTGCGGATGCTGGCGCGGGGTGCCGAATTCGCCGGCGTGGACCCGGATGTCGATGTGGTCCGCGAGGGCGAGGCCATGCCGCGCCGCGTCCCCGGCCGTCCGGTGCTGGTCGATCTCGGCCATGGCAATCCGGACGATATCAAGCTGGGCGAGATCTCCGAGGCTGGCGGCCGCTTCGCCACCGAGAATTTCCGCCGTGCCCTGCGCATGGCCGCCGCCGGCGAAGCCGATGCGGTCTGCTTCACCCCCTTCAACAAGGCGGCGATGCGCCTCGTCACCCCGGGCTACGAGGACGAGATCGGCTTCTCCGCCGAAACCATCGGCTTCCACGGCGTGGCCAAGGAGTTCAATGTCCTGGAAGGGCTGTGGAACGCCCGCGTCACCTCGCATGTGCCGCTGAAGGACGTGGCCGGGCTGCTGACGAAGGAGAACATCCTCGACAACCTGCGCCTGACCGACGAGGCGCTGCGTGCCTCCGGTGTCGCCCGCCCGCGCATCGCCGTGGCGGGGCTGAACCCGCATGCCGGCGACAACGGCAATTTCGGGCGGGAGGAGATCGAGGTGATCGCCCCGGCGGTGGAGGCCGGCAAGCGCGAGCAGATCGCCTGCGACGGCCCCTTTCCGGCGGATACGGTCTTCGTGCGCGCCAAGCGCGGCGACTTCGATGCGGTGCTGACCATGTACCACGACCAGGGCCAGATCGCGATGAAGCTGATCGGCTTCGATGCCGGCGTGACGCTGATGGGCGGTTTCCCCTTCCCGATCTGCACCGCCGCCCATGGCACGGCCTATGACATCGCGGGCAAGGGCATCGCCCATCCCGGCGCCATGCGCAACGCGCTGCTGCTGGCCTCCCGCATGGCGGCGAGCCGCATCGCCGCCTGATCGATCCCTTTAACGGCGCGAAGGCCCGGAACGGGTGCGCGCCTTACCCTGGAGGAAAACAAGAATGCGCGTTCTCCCGACGCTGACGCTCGCCTTTTCGCTCGGCGCCGCCTCCCTGGCGGCGACGGCGCCCCGCCCCGCCCTGGCGGCCTGGGAACCGAACCGCCCCGTCGAGTTCATCGTCACCTCCGGTGCCGGCGGCGGCACCGACCTCTTCGCCCGCACCATCCAGGCGGCCATCCAGAAGCATGATCTGCTGAACGTGCCCGTCGTCGTCACCAACAAGGGCGGCGGCTCGGGCGCAGAGGGCTTCGTCTATGGCCGCGGCTCGCAGGGCGATCCGCTGAAGGTGATCTTCGGCACCAACAACGAGTGGCTGCTGCCCTATGTGGCCCGCGTGGCCTGGAAGCCGGAGCAACTCGTGCCGGTGGCCACCATGGCCTTCGACGAGTTCATGCTCTGGGTGAAGGCGGACGCCCCCTACAAGACCGCCGCCGACTACATCGCCGCGGCCCGCGAGAAGCCGGGCGCGATGAAGATGGGCGGCAGCCAGACCAAGGACACCGACCAGATCCTCACGCTGAAGATCCAGAAGGCGACCGGCGTGCGCTTCACCTACATTCCCTTCCGCGGCGGCGGAGAGGCGGGCGTGCAGCTCGCCGGCGGCCATGTGGATTCCAACGTCAACAACCCCTCCGAGAGCGTCGGCGGCTGGCGCGGCGACCAGGTCCGCCCGGTCTGCGTCTTCCGCAAGACGCCCCTGCCGGTCACGGAGAAGGTGACCGCGACGCAGTCCTGGGCCGATATCCCGACCTGCGCCAGCCAGGGCATCCCGGTGGACGAGTACCGCATGCCGCGCACCGTCTTCCTGCCGCCCGACGTGCCGAAGGAGGCCCAGGAATTCTGGACCGGCGTGATGCGCAAGGTCACCGAGACGCCGGAGTGGAAGGACTACATCACCCGCACGGTGCAGAGCGCGGTCTTCCTGACGCCCGAGCAGATGAAGCCCCTCATGGAGGAGGAGCAGAAGTCCGGCAAGGAGATGTTCGCCGCCGAGAAGTGGCTGGTGAACTGAGGCACCGGAAGCTGGACAGGGAGCGACGGCGATGCTGACCCGCTACCGGATGGAAATGGCCACGGCGGCCGTTGTCTTCCTGCTCGGCGCCGTGGCCGTGATCGGTGCCATGGAGCTCGATTACGGCTGGGCGGAGGATGGGCCGCAGGCCGGCTACTTCCCCTTCCGCATCGGCCTGATCGTCATGGCCGCCGCCGTCGCGATCGCGGTGCAGAGCTGGTACAACCGGGTGGCGCTGACGCGGGAGGTCTTCGTGGACCGCGCCGGCGGCGGCCGCGTGCTGCGCTTCGGCCTGTCGATCCTGGCCCTGGTGGTGCTTTCGCTCACCCTCGGCATGTATGTCGCCATGGCCGCCTACCTGATCGTCATGATGCGCTGGCAGGGGCGGCATTCCTGGCTCGCCAGCATCGCCGTGCCGCTGCTCTACACCGTCGCGACCTGGCTGGTCTTCGAGAACTGGTTCCTCGTGCCGCTCCTCAAGGGGCCGGTCGAGGTCTGGCTCGGCCTGGCCTGAGGAGACTGGGCGATGTTCGACAACCTCGATTCGCTGATGCACGGCTTCGGCGTCGTGCTCACCTTCCACCACGTCGCCATCATCATGGGCGGCGTGCTGCTGGGCATCCTGGTCGGCGTGCTGCCCGGGCTGGGCGCGCCGAACGGCGTGACGCTGCTGCTGCCGCTGACCTTCTCGATGGACCCGGTCTCGGCCATCATCCTGCTCACCAGCCTCTACTGGGGCGCGCTGTTCGGCGGTTCCACCACCTCGATCCTGTTCAACATCCCGGGTGAGCCCTCTTCCGTCGCCACGACCTTCGACGGCTATCCCATGGCCCGGAACGGGCGGGCCACCGAGGCGCTGACCTATGCCTTCCTCTCCGCCGGCTTCGGCGCGCTGGTGGGCGTGGTGGTGATCACGCTGCTCTCGGGCTTCGTCACCTCCTTCGCGCTGCGCTTCGGGCCGCCGGAATACTTCGCGGTCTATCTCCTGGCCTTCGCCTCCTTCATCGCCTTCGGCGGCGGCGCGCCGCTCAAGACGCTGGTCTCCATCTGCCTGGGCTTCGGCTTCGGCATGGTGGGCATGGACACGGTGTCCGGCTCCATGCGCCTGACCTTCGACATCCCCGCGCTGATCAAGGGCATCTCCTTCCTCGTCGTGGTGATCGGCCTTTTCGGCATCGGGGAACTGCTGCTGACGCTGGAGGAAGGGCTGGAGTTCAAGAGTGTCCGCGCCAAGCTGAACCCGATTGAGATCCTGCGCGCCGCCGCGCGGATGCCGCGGTACATCCTCGCCATGCTGCGCGGCAGCGCCATCGGCGTCTGGATGGGCATCACCCCCGGCGGGCCGACCGCGGCCTCCT
Protein-coding regions in this window:
- a CDS encoding MarR family winged helix-turn-helix transcriptional regulator is translated as MMTECYCVALRVAARKVSSIYDEALAPAGVNVAQYSLLRRIGRFQPVSLTELARLSLLDRSTVGRNTKLLEREGLIRSVAGRDQRETALELTEAARRVLHDGAPLWNKAQAEVEALLGAEGARNLRALLNDLDPSPSGSNQPARPGDHGETPS
- a CDS encoding GntR family transcriptional regulator yields the protein MDEHGPGSKLMAVSALMDEEGLESPPAGGVGPIVRRPLQEEVAARLRDLITQGTIAPGTRINEVALCAKLGVSRTPLREAVRMLAGEGLVELVPARGAVVRKVTLKDVTDSLTVLRNLEGLAGELACREASGEGIARVVALHEAMMDRYAARDRMAYFKLNQAIHTAIVALSGNATLIWAHEAIQARMKHIRFIGNAGPEKWAGAVAEHEQMVAALKKRDGTALARVLQLHLDKTLERVRDQI
- a CDS encoding tripartite tricarboxylate transporter permease, with translation MFDNLDSLMHGFGVVLTFHHVAIIMGGVLLGILVGVLPGLGAPNGVTLLLPLTFSMDPVSAIILLTSLYWGALFGGSTTSILFNIPGEPSSVATTFDGYPMARNGRATEALTYAFLSAGFGALVGVVVITLLSGFVTSFALRFGPPEYFAVYLLAFASFIAFGGGAPLKTLVSICLGFGFGMVGMDTVSGSMRLTFDIPALIKGISFLVVVIGLFGIGELLLTLEEGLEFKSVRAKLNPIEILRAAARMPRYILAMLRGSAIGVWMGITPGGPTAASFMSYGIARKVSRRRDHFGKGEPEGVIAPETADHSAGTAAMLPMLALGIPGSATSAVMLGGLMIWGLNPGPMLFIEQKDFVWGMIASMYLGNVIGVVLVLATVPFFAALLSVPFTIIGPIIVTVCLAGAYTVANSAFDLWIMLVFGVAGYVMKKLDYPIAPLVLAMVIGDKAEDAFRQSMLLSQGSIGILWSNPLVGTISTIAVLFLLWPIVAAILGWRRAGKSALAAGSGSQA
- a CDS encoding 4-hydroxythreonine-4-phosphate dehydrogenase PdxA; amino-acid sequence: MEAQLLTRPRIALAMGDAAGVSSELAAKVLADPVVREAAEITVIGDVRMLARGAEFAGVDPDVDVVREGEAMPRRVPGRPVLVDLGHGNPDDIKLGEISEAGGRFATENFRRALRMAAAGEADAVCFTPFNKAAMRLVTPGYEDEIGFSAETIGFHGVAKEFNVLEGLWNARVTSHVPLKDVAGLLTKENILDNLRLTDEALRASGVARPRIAVAGLNPHAGDNGNFGREEIEVIAPAVEAGKREQIACDGPFPADTVFVRAKRGDFDAVLTMYHDQGQIAMKLIGFDAGVTLMGGFPFPICTAAHGTAYDIAGKGIAHPGAMRNALLLASRMAASRIAA
- a CDS encoding Bug family tripartite tricarboxylate transporter substrate binding protein; translated protein: MRVLPTLTLAFSLGAASLAATAPRPALAAWEPNRPVEFIVTSGAGGGTDLFARTIQAAIQKHDLLNVPVVVTNKGGGSGAEGFVYGRGSQGDPLKVIFGTNNEWLLPYVARVAWKPEQLVPVATMAFDEFMLWVKADAPYKTAADYIAAAREKPGAMKMGGSQTKDTDQILTLKIQKATGVRFTYIPFRGGGEAGVQLAGGHVDSNVNNPSESVGGWRGDQVRPVCVFRKTPLPVTEKVTATQSWADIPTCASQGIPVDEYRMPRTVFLPPDVPKEAQEFWTGVMRKVTETPEWKDYITRTVQSAVFLTPEQMKPLMEEEQKSGKEMFAAEKWLVN
- a CDS encoding MFS transporter, translating into MISTALATGLRQKGIHYGWVVAGATFLTMLATAGAMGSAGVMIEPLQQEFGWQNADISTAFALRLALFGLMGPFAAAFMNRFGVRSVILCALTLISAGLLGSLLMRELWQLVLLWGVIVGLGTGMTAIVLGATVATRWFSERRGFVVGLLTASNATGQLVFLPILASLSTAYGWRTALVFVLGTLAFAMVVVLLLMRDRPADLGLTPYGTSVQQAGPPREQGLGNLLLSPLRVLREAAGSYTFWVLFLTFYVCGLSTNGLIQTHWIALCGDYGVAAVGAASMLAVIGIFDFAGTILSGWLSDRYDNRWLLASYYAFRGLSLLYLPFTEFNVYALSVFAVVYGLDWVATVPPTVRLAANRFGPEKAGLVFGWIFTGHQLGAATAAFGAGFSRTEFSTYLPALYVAGTFCLVAALLVATLYRRPQMQPAE
- a CDS encoding tripartite tricarboxylate transporter TctB family protein, whose amino-acid sequence is MLTRYRMEMATAAVVFLLGAVAVIGAMELDYGWAEDGPQAGYFPFRIGLIVMAAAVAIAVQSWYNRVALTREVFVDRAGGGRVLRFGLSILALVVLSLTLGMYVAMAAYLIVMMRWQGRHSWLASIAVPLLYTVATWLVFENWFLVPLLKGPVEVWLGLA